The stretch of DNA CTGGAGACCACTGAGATATATAACTCATATCTCAAAATAGCTGAAATAATTTCTCTTGACACTGTAACACTTCGAAGAGTAGGGGATTACATAAGCGAACTCGCTTCAATTGGTATCCTTTCTATAAATAAGATATCAAGAGGAAGAAAAAGGGGAGTAGTTAATTTCGTAAAACCCATTACTGATACTTATATCATCGAGCAGACTATACTACAAGACCCAAGATTTGAGGAATTACAAAGAAGATCCTCGGATTCGTTTACTGCAAATTTTGAAGTATGAACTATTCCCTCCCTAAACAAGCTGTAAGACAATTACCTCAGGTAATGAAATAATTTCTTCTTTTTTGATTTAAAGGTTTTATTTGCTTTCTTTTTAGCACTTTTTATTGCTAACAATAATTGTTGGACAGCCTGTGAAAGAAGAAGAACTCTGTCTGTACCTCCAACCTCCCTATTTAAAGATGAATATATACACTCATTTCCGATGTAACTCGATTTTTGAGAATACGGAGAAAAAAAGGAAGGGAATATATATACACTCATTTCCGATGTAACTCGAATTTTTGAGAATACGGAGAAAAAAAGGAAGGGGAATATATATACACTCATTTCCGATGTAACTCGATTTTTGAGAATACGGAGAAAAAAAGGAAGGGAATATATATACACTCATTTCCGATGTAACTCGATTTTTGAGAATACGGAGAAAAAAAGGAAGGGAATATATATACACTCATTTCCGATGTAACTCGATTTTTGAGAATACGGAGAAAAAAAGGAAGGGAATATATATACACTCATTTCCGATGTAATTTTTTCTTCAGAAAAACTGCAAGCTATCTCTACGATATTATGCCATTAGCATGAATCCAAAAATGCCATGTTGTTATGTTATGAAACTAATTAGATATATAGTTTATGAAAGAAATTTAAAAAAATACAAATCCATTTGACTACAATTCTGCTACGGATCAATTTTTGAGTTACATCGGAAATGAGTATATGTATGAACCTATCCAAAAAGCCACTTTGTTATCAATCGTTGGGAATTTTCAGAATTTTTATGATCTTGGGCTTGATTGATTATTCGAAATACAAAGTTCAAGAAGCAAATTTCAAGTTTTGGGATGAACTCTATGATTAAAAAGCTAGATTGCAAACTGTCTCAATACTGTATCTAATTCTATAATTAACCTGAGTTATTTTTGTCTATAACAATTTTTGAGTTACATCGGAAATGAGTGTGTATATATAATTAAAGGCTATCCTGAGTTTTTTTTGTTTATAACAATTTTTGAGTTACATCGGAAATGAGTGTGTATATATAATTAGAGGCTAACCTGAGTTATTTTTGTTTATAACAATTTTTGAGTTACATCGGAAATGAGTGTGTATATATAATTAAAGGCTATCCTGAGTTATTTTTGTCTATAACAATTTTTGAGTTACATCGGAAATGAGTGTGTATATATAATTAGAGGCTAACCTGAGTTATTTTTATTATAACAATTTTTGAGTTACATCGGAAATGAGTGTGTATATATAATTAGAGGCTAACCTGAGTTATTTTTGTCTATAACAATTTTTGAGTTACATCGGAAATGAGTGTGTATATATAATTAGAGGCTAGCCTGAGTTATTTTTGTCTATAACAATTTTTGAGTTACATCGGAAATGAGTGTGTATATATAATTAGAGGCTAACCTGAGTTATTTTTGTCTATAACAATTTTTGAGTTACATCGGAAATGAGTGTGTATATATAATTAGAGGCTAGCCTGAGTTATTTTTGTCTATAACAATTTTTGAGTTACATCGGAAATGAGTGTGTATATATAATTAGAGGCTAACCTGAGTTATTTTTATTATAACAATTTTTGAGTTACATCGGAAATGAGTGTGTATATATAATTAGAGGCTAACCTGAGTTATTTTTGTCTATAACAATTTTTGAGTTACATCGGAAATGAGTGTGTATATATAATTAGAGGCTAGCCTGAGTTATTTTTATTATAACAATTTTTGAGTTACATCGGAAATGAGTATGTATATATAATTAGAGGCTAACCTGAGTTATTTTTGTCTATAACAATTTTTGAGTTACATCGGAAATGAGTGTGTATATATAATTAGAGGCTAGCCTGAGTTATTTTTATTATAACAATTTTTGAGTTACATCGGAAATGAGTATGTATATATAATTAAAAGCTGTCCTGAGTTATTTTTGTCTATAACAATTTTTGAGTTACATCGGAAATGAGTGTGTATATATAATTAGAGGCTAACCTGAGTTATTTTTATTATAACAATTTTTGAGTTACATCGGAAATGAGTATGTATATTTTTGGTGACCCCTTTTGATATTGTTGATTGTTACTGTCTTTGTCAAGTGTACACTTCATTTGTCTTGAGGCCGTACATAATTGGATATTTGATTTTGCGTGTTTTTGTATTTCTGTAATAAAGTACACTTGTATATCAAGCATTTAATATACATGTATATAAGTATACTAATATCTTGAAATACTTGAATGTGTTTAATATAGTAGTAAGTAAAGATTTGTTCGGATCTTTTTAGAAGGTTTTTTTACACTTTAAGATATGAAGAGCCTTTAATTTATTTTTACAGATATTCTTGCGTATCTTCCTAATTATGTTTTTATATCTCTCTTAATTGAATACCTGTACATATTATATTTGGATACAAGTCTGCATGTATACTTATCTATAAGTATACTTATATCTATTTTATCTATTTTATCCAAAAAAGGTCTCATTTTTTTAATTTTTTATTACGCTTGTATGTTCTATACAGGTGACCCGTTATTTTACTCCAACTTTGAATTTGTTTTATTTTACATAATCATTTCACAATGACAAAATGAAATTGAAATTTACTCAATGTTTAACTTTTTGCGTCGCTTGATGTTGTATTATGTATTTGAAAAATCATTTCAGGATAAGACGTGAACTACCACGAAGCTAAAGACTTCGGGGTTTTACGCTTTGACCTATAAATAATTGAGTTTACTTTTCGTTTATGTATATATAAGTTAAAAAACGTATAATAAAACTTAAGTATGGGAAATCATTTCTATAATACGACTATTTTTTTGATTAGTGGGGTATCAAGATTATGGTTAAGCTAAAATATATAACATCTTGTTTGTTAAAAATGACTTATGGTTCTAGCCTACTAAATGCAGGTAGACATATGTCAATATCAATCAATGGAATTATAACTCATATTGTAACTTATTATTCTTATCTACTAAAAATATGTAAATATATAACAATAGCAGTCGATGGAATTATAACACCTCTAATCTTATTAATGACAAGATTAATGTTTATAGACACGTCGTTAAGGCCAGTGTGGAGGATTAGAGGACTTATATTATTTCCTTTTATAAAATGTGCTTCAGTTCCTTATATTGGGAAAAATGTCTACTTTATTGAATTATTAACTAGAAAATATATTTTCGGGAAAAACGTTCATATTTCAAATTTTTGTAAGTTAATTGGCCCCATAGAGATTGGAGATAACGTGTCAATGAGTAATAATGTTGAGATAAGGCATCATACTGTTATTGGTAATAATGTTGGCATAGGACCAAACACACTATTTATTACTGACACTCATGAATTAGGAAATGAAAAAAAAAGAGTCGGAAAACACGTAACTAAAAAAATAATTATTGGAGATGGATGTTGGATTGGAGCAAATGTTATAATTTTAGGTGGAGTGACGATTGGTGCAGGATCTGTCATAGCTGCAGGATCTGTTGTAGCCACAAATATAAAACCTAATTCATTTGTGGTAGGTGACCGAGCAAAAGAAATCAGGACTTTGAGGAGTATGAATAGCTTAAGAAGATCTCAATAACTCATATTCCCAAAATATTGATCTTGTCTACAGGCAATGGAGTGGTAAACTTCAACTAAATAAATTTTGTGAGAAGCGTGCATTTACATACAGAATGTCTCATTATTTTAAACAGTGACTACAGTACTTTCCTTAATATCTGTTTTCAAAATATTCTTGAAATACCATCGATAATTGTTTCATTACGAGCAGTCACTAGTGGTGTACCTCCTACAGGCCTGTCTCTTTTTATTGTCTTTTTACATCTGACGGAATTCTGCCTCCATGTTTCAGAACAGCTTTTATTATTGCATCGTAAGCACTCTTCTGGCAAGTTAGCTGGCTACACTGTGCACCACTCATCTTTTAGCGGCAGAGAGCGGTATGAAATTGATGTTATCTAAAGAAATTGAAGCTTTCTCTATCCTTTCCTGAATGAGGACGCTGAGGCTTTTATCTTCAGGAGTATCGTCTGCGAAAGCTGAAGGCAAAGCTGCTTTCATCAGATTTCCATGGGACTGCTACTTTCTGGCAAAAACTCAGCCACCTGTTGGTTATCTTAAGTGATAGTACTTGTTTTGTCCAGCAGTAGAATATTTACAAGTCTTTACATGGGTAAGTAATTAACTTTACAAATAAATTTATATACACCTCAGCCTAATATAAGGTAACACTTTTAAAATAGAAATAAAGATATTTTTGTATTAACAGCTGCTACCATTAAACATCGGAAATGACAGAACAACTCTATGACATTCTAAAGTGGTATTTGAAAATTAGGCTTTGTAGAGAAAACCTGTTAAAATGGGCTTTGAAGGCTGAAAACAGATAAGGAAAGGCATATCAGGTAGTTCAATTCAAAACAATGAAATATTATTTCATGTTTTTATGAAATTTCTCAAAGCTTCAAACAAAGTTCCAAAATCCCTGTAGAAACTTGGCAGGCTAGAGCATTGCACCCAGAGTATTGATAACCGGCTCTTATGGAACCGGAGGCACTATATGCTAAAAGACTTTGATACGGATCAGAATGACCAAAAAACTATTTTGGAACTAAGCAACTTCACTGTATTTTTCGGATTCAAATTACCAGTACAAATATATCGCTCTAACAGGTTCCAGTTATTATTTACATCGATATCTTTTATACTTGTATCTTATTCTCTTTTACTAATTGCAAGAAAACCAGCTATGGGCTATGAAGTTTCTATATATTCCTCCACGCCTTTAATTTTCTGGATATCTCTACTATTTAGTTTAATAAATGGTATGTTTCTTTTGTGGTCTTCCATTTCCACTAGGAGCAGCAAGCAATTTAATTTAGGGTTTTTTCAGATTATCTTTTGCAATGCTTTGTTAGTTTTGCTTCCCAAACTAAAGAACTATATGCTGATCATGGGCAGAGGCGATAATGCCGATTATGTAGGGTATGCAATGGACGTAAGTATTTATGGATATATTCCTGATTATAATTTTTATCCGTATACTTCAGTACTTATTTCTCAAATTGGCCAAGTTTTAAACACATCTGCTTTAGAAGTATCAAAGTATATTCCTTCTTTATTTGTTATCATTTATATGCTTTCTATTTATTGCTGGGCAAAATCATTTAAACAAGATCAGAATTTTATTATATACTCAATTATAGCTTCAATACCTCTATTTTTTGCTTGGTTTTTTTCAACAATATATTATATGCTTATTTCAACTTTAATTTTGCCGCTTTTCTTTTATACACTTAATAAAAACAGTGATTTCCGCTATAGAATCTTTGTTGTTATAATCTGCTTAGTACTTCCGTTTACTCATCCCATTGTATCGTTGATTTTTCTACTATATCTCGTATGTATATACCTTGAGGAAACATTGTCAGATAGGAACTCTCACAAAGTAACTTTACGTTTAATTATGATTTTTTTAATAACTTCGTCTATCTGGTATCTAACTCAGTACGCTTTGACAAAAAATGCTATTGTAATTTTTGAGCAAATAGAAAATACTCTTCTCCAAAGAGGTTCGGATACTACAACATTAAATGTAGCAACTGGGTATTTTGATAAGTTGGGTTATTTAACAGCAATAAGGTCATTCCTAATTATGACATTTGATGAATTGACGTACTATATCTTTTCGTTACTTTCAATTTTATTTATATTCAAAAATTCCGAAAAAGGCTTGAAATCGATTTCTTTGTGTTTTGTTTTTGGTAGCATTTTTTATATTTTTCTTTTTATGTCGTCTCAAGCTCATACTCCATACAGATTTATTAATTTAGATGTTAACATGATATTTACGCCATTGTTGTTAGGATACCTTATGGTTTCTTTGCGTAAACAATATAAGATAGTTCTAAATCTTCTCATAGTCCTGTCTGTAATTACTACAGTTGCCTCACTGTACCAATCTCCTATTATTACATATCCAAGCGATGAATTTACTGCTTATGACATTTCTGGAGGAAAGTGGTTGGTGGATTCTAAAAACGAGGATATACCTACAATTACCTTACTTAGTCCTTTACATCGTTATTCTTCTCTTATTTATGGTTCAAATTATTCTTCAATTCATATGTCCTCAGTTGGACCTTGGTCCAGTTTTCCAACAAATTTAAGTTCATTTGAAACCGGTGTCTTCCCAGCTAATATTACTCAGTATTTTTTGATAACAGAGTATGAAAAACAAGCTTATTCTACGGTATGGAAAGGTGTTGGACAGGTTAATGAAAGTGATCTAACTTCTGTTAATTTTTGTAAAAATGTATACCATATCTATGATAACCAAGAGTTTTCAATTTATCTTGCAAAGTCCTGCAAAGAAGGAGAATAATACAAATTATTAGTAAATGCTAAGTTTGAAAAATTTTTCATTTTTATATGCATCATATTTTTGATCGTATTACTGTTTTTTTCTGTTCTTTACTTTCGAAATGCATCTCTATATTCTTTAACTGTCTATAATTATTTATACAGTTAAAGAATATACATACAAGTTAAACAACATGCTATCAACGATTAATATGTACATCGTATAATAATAAATAAAGTAACTCAA from Methanosarcina barkeri MS encodes:
- a CDS encoding acyltransferase, encoding MSISINGIITHIVTYYSYLLKICKYITIAVDGIITPLILLMTRLMFIDTSLRPVWRIRGLILFPFIKCASVPYIGKNVYFIELLTRKYIFGKNVHISNFCKLIGPIEIGDNVSMSNNVEIRHHTVIGNNVGIGPNTLFITDTHELGNEKKRVGKHVTKKIIIGDGCWIGANVIILGGVTIGAGSVIAAGSVVATNIKPNSFVVGDRAKEIRTLRSMNSLRRSQ